GTTCATTGCATACCAAGACTAGAAGGAAGATAGTGCCCATTTCTTTCCTTTATGGCCATGTGGATGTGTAAGTGCTAATGGCACCTAATTACATGGACCTTAGCTAATCCTTTGTAACTTCAACCATTTTGTGCAAATGAGGCATCAGTTCTATTTTGGGGTACCTAGCCAAACAAACCAGCTGGCCGAGTTGTGTATGTCTTTTTCAGATTTCCCTCATGTCAGGACAAGATGCATATGTCCATGTCACAGTTTATGAGGCCAAACAACAAAATCAGAAATTAGTACGAAGTATCTTTTCTAATGATGATATGTTATACAGCATACAGAAAATCCTTTCACCAATGACTTTTTTTGTTAGAAAAAATATATAATTTCATAAATTTATACATAAGAAGTCACACCATATGTTGTTCTTGAAACCATAAATATACATGATTACTCAACGTGAATGAGCTCAGATAAAACTTATCACAAATAATTTCCAACTATTCATATCTACCCCGTTGAAGAGGTAATATCAATTCCCTAAAGAGTTCAATTGATGTACAACTAAGTAACACCAAGATTAAATAGAAACAATCTTCCATCATAAGTCTAGGTAAGAACAAAGAGATTAACGAATCCTCTTGTCCTTGTTGTTAGGGCAAACTTAGAGGTAGTATAACGTAATGGAAGGGAGGTGATGCCACGACCTAGATTGGCCCAAGTTACTTGTTGTGTTTTGCTCGGCATCCACTATAATGGTTGTCCTATCAACACAGATTCACTCTCAGCTCCCACTAATCTTTTGCTTCCTCGGACTCACCATCATAATTTCATTTACTTGCTTCTTCCTAAGCAGCACTCCTGTAGAGGTAGGAAATAACGGGCTGCTAAGCACGAGCATGTCACGAGTCGGCACATTTACAAGAGGCCTGACCCAAACTCATTAGCAGCCCATCACGACCCAAGCATGTTCTTCTAACCGCCTAGGCTGGGCCGAGAAAAATGAGCTTGTTGGCCAAACCCAACCCGAGCCTATTATAGGCCCGGCTTGGCCCGAACATGACATATTGAGGCCCACGGCCCAATTTGTTTCTAACATATAATCTTATTTCTTTATAAATGAACACAATATATATATTTATAAATAATAAACTTAGATATTGATAAATATTTATTCAAGCATGAATTTGGATTCCCCTTAAAAAGTTTTGATAAAAATTTGTTAATTTGTAGACATTAATTAAGCATTTGTCACTTATTTTTTTAGTTTGTTGACAAAAAAAATATTCGACATAGAGTATGAATTAGTTTTGATCGTGTATTATCAAGAGTTAAGATTATGAGAGTGTACACGGTGTTGTGTGAGTCATAATTTATATTTATAGTATTGGCCTCGACTAAATTCAATTTTCGGCACGAAACGAACACGAAACGACTCGTTTAAGGGCCAAACCTCACACGTTATAGGATTGATCCATGGGCCGGGAGGGCCTTATGTTCTAGTGTACGGGCCGGTCTGAGCCCGTTAATAAATGGGCCGACTTGGGCTGGCCCAAGCACGGATTAGAGCCCGATTAAGTGGGTTGGGCGGGGCCATATGCCATATCTAACTAGGCGTCTTAAAACTTGCCAAAAGATGCCCATAGATCTTCATTTCCAAATACCCAAACCCAAATCCAAAGCAAACAACTGAGCCAACAGTGACCGACACCGCTATAAATGACAGTGAGGGTCTTCATTGATAGGAAACCATGGATTATTCAAAGGAAATGCAGAAAAATGAAAGAAAGAAACTAAAGAAAACACACATAGAATCTATAAGACTACACCATGATTCAATTGATAATGAAGAATGTACATCTCATAGCATTTATAGGGTAGGGATTATAGAAAAATGACATAAGTACCCTTATACTCTTAACAACCATCAGGTACCAGTCAAGGCCGAACGGCGGTGCAACCGTGCAAGTGCCATCCTCGCCTCCAACGTCTATGTTTTCTAACCAACCAGCCAATAGTCATCCTTCCTCGCACTTGAGAACTCATTACTACGTGGTCTAGGCGGAACAAGATTGACACCGCCACTGTTTGGTTTGGGTGAAACAAGACCGTCTTTACGAGAAAGAATGTTTTCTCCTCCTAAGTCACTTCAGAGAAGCCAAAACTCAAATCATCCTTTATTTTGACTGTATAAGCTAATTCTTTCACCAATGTGCAAGAACAAACGTGGATACTAAACGCCACGAGCACTGCCATGTACGATGATAAGACATGTGCGCAATCGTATGACCACTTTACCAAACTAAAATAAAAATATTAGAAAATTTAGTCAATTAATTTCTAGTGACTCTAAATTCGTTACCTAAAGAAGTTGTCCGAAAGAGGCAAAATTTTGGAAACTATGGAAGTTGTGCGCGGCATACGATCACATGAAATTCTTTCTTTATACTTGAAGATTTGGGTTATCAAATTATGCCAAATCCAATATGAATCGAAGTTATTGAATGAAAAAGTTAGTATGAAATTATCTTTACCTTTGGTTGTCACTTTCACATTTTCAATTATGCAAAGATGCTTGGAAAGAATGCAGACGCGTCTCATCTTTGCATATCAACAAATAAGGCAAAAATCAAACCTCTTAGATTTTTAAATCTTCAACTAAATCTAAGTGATACTCTTGACTCTTCTTGTACCCCCCGCAATTTCACTTTAACCTTTTTTCCATTTCTTTTTAGTAGAGGATCCTCTTTCCAGTTGCCATTGCTGCCCCTTTAAATATGGTTTGAGTTCAACCATTGGAAGAACACATCATTTCTCTCATCTGACCAGCAACATACAGCAGCATAAGCAGAGTCCTCTTTCTTCAATCCATTCTGCATATTATAATAAAAGGTACCACTGAGCCTTCATTTCTTTTATATGTTGCTGTATACAGAAGTTATTTTTCTTTTAGTATCTGACAAATTAAGAAGAGAAAATAACCAACCCTTCAAGATGAAAGTGATTTGTAGCATTATCTGCATTTTGACCAAAATTCTGGATTCTATGTTCCGAATCTGTTCCTTTGGGTGAAGAAAATCATTCGAGCTATGCCTGTTTCTCCATGTGCACAACCAAATGAACTGTTAAAAATGTGAATGTTTTCTTATCATGATTAGACACATTTGACATATTCTCTCACTTTTCACAATGGCTGTTTCTGTTTTCTGTGAAAACAGACTTTGAACCTTTGGATTAGTTAACAAGGAGCAACAAAATGTTGAAGAGCACAAATGCAAATGAGGCTGCAACCAAGATAACAGCTCTCGTCGTAGATGACAGCGGGATCAACCAAAGCATTCACCGCAAGCTCTTGGAGAATCTTGGCATTGAAAATCAAGTCGCAGGTAACGGAAAAGAAGCTGTTGATGTCCATTGCTCTGGCAAACAGTTTGATCTGATACTGATGGACATGGACATGCCTATCATGAATGGCATTGAGGTAAAAAGTTAAAACCAAGTTTTGCCTAAACAATTGATTTTCCTGATGACTTTAATTACTTGATGATATTGCTTAACTAATCTGGTCTTTTCGGATTTCTTTTGTACATCAGGCAACAAGGACACTGCGTGCAATGGGGATTCGAAGTACAATTGCTGGTGTATCATCACATTCTCACACTGAAACGATACAAGAGTTTGTGAAGGCAGGACTGGATGACTACCAAGAGAAGCCCTTAACCATTTCTAAGCTAGTTTCCATCCTCCAGAAGGTCAATAGCAACTAGTGCCTGTTTGAACTCATATGGATTACCAGAGGAGAAAAGAACATTATATATGTATCTCATGTAACCAGTATAACACTGATTATGAAGAGTCAGTATCTTGAAATTAATGTTATATGATTAATTGGAGCAGTTGTAAAATCAAAGATAATTAGCATGTGGAAATCGTTTTTTTTTAACATCGGGAGCTTTTGTGACCGATTTCTATAACGCGATGTCTATGAAAAATTCTAGTAGTAAGAAAATTTGTTTATGGATGCAGTTGTTCTAGACGGAATATTCATCGGCATCTAAATTTGGTACTTTTCA
The window above is part of the Fragaria vesca subsp. vesca linkage group LG2, FraVesHawaii_1.0, whole genome shotgun sequence genome. Proteins encoded here:
- the LOC101295890 gene encoding two-component response regulator ARR22-like: MALTRSNKMLKSTNANEAATKITALVVDDSGINQSIHRKLLENLGIENQVAGNGKEAVDVHCSGKQFDLILMDMDMPIMNGIEATRTLRAMGIRSTIAGVSSHSHTETIQEFVKAGLDDYQEKPLTISKLVSILQKVNSN